In one window of Camelina sativa cultivar DH55 chromosome 15, Cs, whole genome shotgun sequence DNA:
- the LOC104748746 gene encoding polycomb group protein VERNALIZATION 2-like, producing the protein MDPLMVTTEAEAFIPSKRSKTTSCLPLPRHQFYHSQSDQPMTLDEVLSDQDSKNEVEAKVEAEVEAEAKRINDSMEENEIMNIFIQLWNYFVKKNRVLADAHIPWACEEFSKLYKKELHNNLKLDMCWRRFMMKQWDYGILDATTITKCNTIIQKYPATSDMDVEKNDHKSNKNEDNRKTTHASGSESSMCRNEEKYEMDMDVKALNTESSQVVDRATTLFQRSLGKRPVKQTPKMKEMIDTKRYTFITRGSSSRRGRGGGGRGGRGCGGSSGRENLI; encoded by the exons atgGATCCCCTTATGGTCACAACAGAAGCTGAGGCC TTCATCCCTTCTAAACGATCAAAGACTACAAG CTGCTTACCTCTTCCTAGACATCAATTCTATCACTCTCAAAGTGATCAG cCAATGACACTTGATGAAGTACTCTCTGACCAAGATAGCAAAAATGAAGTCGAGGCTAAGGTTGAGGCTGAGGTTGAGGCTGAGGCTAAG AGGATTAATGATTCTATGGAAGAGaatgaaattatgaatatattCATTCAACTGTGGAActattttgttaaaaagaataG AGTTCTGGCAGATGCTCATATTCCTTGGGCATGTgaagaattttcaaaattatataaaaaagagttgCACAATAACTTAAAACTCGACAT GTGCTGGCGAAGATTCATGATGAAACAATGGGATTATGGAATTCTTGACGCAACCACCATAACCAAATGCAATACCATCATCCAGAAATATCCTGCCACCTCAGATATGGATGTTGAGAAAAATGATCATAAAAGCAATAAGAA TGAGGACAACAGAAAAACTACACATGCATCAGGTAGTGAATCTAGTATGTGTAGAAACGAGGAGAAATATGAAATGGATATGGATGTAAAAGCTCTCAACACTGAATCTTCACAAGTTGTGGACAGGGCCACCACCCTTTTTCAAAGGAGCTTAGGCAAAAGGCCGGTCAAACAAACACCGAAGATGAAAGAAATGATAGATACAAAACGGTATACTTTCATTACTCGTGGAAGTAGTAGCCGAAGAGGTCGTGGTGGTGGAGGTCGAGGTGGTCGTGGTTGCGGAGGCTCGAGCGGTCGTGAAAACCTCATCTAG